The genomic DNA GGCTGCGGACATGGCTGACGCGCACCGTCCTGGTTTGCGGGGTATTAGTGGCGCTTATCGGGCTGCTGCAGGTCACGGTGATACCGCGCGATTTCCTGGTGCAGTTCGGTTATGACAAATTTACGACGATAGCGCCCTTCATACTGGTGGATGAGCAGGAGCATGCCCTGCGGGCTTTTGCGACACTCAGGGGGCCGAATACGCTTGGCATGTTCCTGTTATTGCCGCTGGGCATGCTGAGCGTACTGGCGGCGCGGCGGCAGCGGCTGGCGCTGACGGTGCCGGCGGTGGCAATCGTAGCGCTTGGTATCTTCGCTACGGGATCGCGCAGCGCCTGGCTCGGGGCGGTGGCGGTAATGATCGCGTTGCTGCTGGCACTGGCCGGCCGCAAGCGCTTGTTGCGGCTGGCAAAACGCTACGGTGCCCTGGTGGTTATCATCCTGGGGGTGCTGGTGTTGGTGGCCGAATCCGTACCGGCCATCCGCCTGGCCATCTTCCACTCCAGCCCTGGCGACCCCAGCCTGACCGAAGGTTCGACTGACAAACATTTTGAAGCGACCGCCGGCGGTATTGTCGATGCCGCCTTGCATCCGTTCGGCCGCGGCCCGGGCGAGGCAGGGCCGGCCAGCTTTTACAGTCCTAACGGCCCGCGCATCGCCGAGAATTATTATGTCCAGGTGGCACAGGAGGTGGGTATCATCGGTCTGGGGCTGCTGCTGACTATCTTATATATAGTAGCGCGGCGGCTGTGGCGCCTGGTGCAATCGCGCGGTGCCTCGCCGCTGGCCCTGGGGCTGTTTGCCAGCTTCTGGGGCATTGCCGTCATCAACCTGTTCCTGCATGGTTGGGCCGACGACCCGACGGCGCTAGTCTGGTGGGGACTTGCCGGTCTGTTGCCGCTGGCGGATAATGGAACGCATGAGCGAAGCACCCGCCGCACACAATCCGGCAAAAAGACCGACAAAAGCCCAGCACGCACTGCTTGATTACATTCAAGCCTTCATCAAACAGCATGGCTACGGCCCCAGCTATCGCGAGATTATGCGGGCGCTGGAATATAGTTCCGTCTCGACCGTGGCGGTGCATGTGGACGGCCTGGTTGCCGCAGGCAGGTTACGCAAGAAGGGCCGCTCGGCCCGTTCTCTGGAGGTGGTAGGGAAGGGCGAACCGACCGTTGCCTTGGTGCTGACCGAGGATGAGGCCTGGCTGGTAAAGCGCCTGGAGGAATACCTGGCAGACATCAAAGCCAGTGACGCGACGCTGCAGAGTATGTTGGAGACGTTTACGGCGTTGGAGTTGCCGCTGGCGAAGGCGGCGGTCGAGCGGCATATAGATACTTTGAGTTAATGAACGCTTAATTAAGCACCGCTGGCAATAATATTTGAGAGCAGATACAATTGAAGTAGAACAAGCGTAAGCACAAGGAGGGATGTATGACAAAGAAGCAATCCCAAGAATCAAATCAGCAGCGCTCAAAAACCGAACAACCGAAGACCAAAATACAAAAAGTTGAGCAGTTGTATGGGAAGGGCAAAAGCACTGCAAGTCTCGAGGACGCGAGTAAATACTTCAAAAGTATTGGCTACGAGTCGCTAGCTAATCTCTTGACTCCTGCAAAATGACCGATGAATTTATTACAGCCATTCCTCCACTGGAGAAGTTTGAGGCGCGTTTTGATTTTGTAAGAAACGGTACGCTTAAAAGCAACGCGGCCATTTATCTTCGATACATCACTTTATTAATTGCCAGTTCTGATCAGCTAAAAGAAGATAACCTGTCTTACACATTATATAAAGACATTATTGTGTACACAGCGTCCATAGTAGAGTCTATTTTTGAGTATAGTATCCGAGAGTATATTGTCATGGGCAAAGCTAAGGAAGAAGCACTGGGCTTCACTTGGCACTACACTGAGCTATCACAGATAAACCACGACTGTTCAGACTTTGAAGGAGCAAAGTTTACTGTAGTAAAGAAAGAAAAGAGACCAAAAAGTACTTCACATGATCTTGGTTTTGATGACATTAATAGTGCGGCAAAACGTTTGAAAATCTTGGACAATCAGTTATATGCAGTGGCTACTGGTTTAAGAAAAAAGCGCAACTATATCCACCTCTCGTCCTTGGAGAAATCGTCGGACGATTATTTTATTAAGTCTGATGTCGATGATGCTCTCAATGGAGCTGGAAAAATTATCGATAGAGTGCAGTACGTACTTTTAAAGTAGGCTAAACTTTCGGCGAGCATTTGACTTACGTTGCAAAATCAGTCTATAATATCGCCTGTACCTCAGTACGGCTCGCCGTACTGTTATACGCTATTCCGGCGTAGCTCAGTGGTAGAGCGGGGCGCTGTTAACGCCTAGGTCACTGGTTCGAGCCCAGTCGCCGGAGCCAGAGCAAGCAGAGAAAAGCGCAGACCCAGTTCCTAGACCTGGCTGCAACTTCTCTCCTTGCTCAGCCAAGAAAGATACGTGCTGATTACAAAGCACAAATGTTGGAACCGTCCGAAAGGGCGGTTCTTTCGTAGCCACCTCTGTTATTTAGTTCGAACCCAGCCGCTCTCCTCCTGAGCGAACAAGCAGGCGAAAAGCAGACCTGTTCCCTAGACCTAGACTTGCATAGTACCCCCTGGGGGTACTACAATAGAGTTATGATTAGCGATATAAAGCAGCGTGCACTACATCGTGCCAAAATCCTTGAAGGTCAGATGCGTGGTATTCAAAAGATGATTGAAAACGAAGACTATTGTATGGACATACTTACGCAAAACCTAGCCATTCAAAAGTCTCTCGGCTCTTTAAATAAGCTGATACTTGAAAACCACGTACGAACACACATTAAAGAAAACCTCAGTTCCGGCTCGGAGACAGACCAGGAGCAGGCAGTTACTGAAATGTTGAGCTTGTACGAGCTAACAAACATCAGGGGCAAATAGAGATGAAGTACATAACAGCAATAAAGTCTGCTCTGATTTTATTAGCTGTTCTGCTCCTTAATTCTGTTACTGTTGCTGGGCATACGTCTGCAATGAGTACAATGTCGCACGAGATGGGCGGGATGAGCCACAATTCCAGCGATACAAGGTCCTGTTCAACGCTATGCCGCACGGCGGTTGTTAGCCGAGAAGAAAATGCTATTAGGAATGACGAAAACGAAGACGATGATGAGCCGGTGTTGCCCTTTTACGTACAAGATATGAACTGGCTATCCGATAGTAAAACTCTAAAGCAGGAACTTTATGCTGATGTGATAAAACCGCCGCCAAAGATACCAATATATATTCTCTATGGGGTATTCAGAGCCTGAGATTATGTTTGTTAATACGCAAACACAATCTAAGATACCTTTGGAGTACAAATGAAAAGAAAATATCTATGGCTAACGGGTGGAATATCTGTCCTGCTTGTAGTGGTAGCTGCATTTCTACTTTTCCCTGTTATGGGAGCGAAAAATGCGAATGACAAGGTGTATGTCGCAGCCGAAGATGCTGGAAGAATAGACGTAATTAGTCCCAAATCACGCTCTGTCATTACAGAAATTGACCTAGCCAATAAAGAAGATGCCGATGGCACAATGTATATGGCACACAACGTCCAGGTTGCCCCTGATGGCAAATCTGTATGGGTTACTGCAAATGCTATGGCAAACCATACAACGAGCTTGAAGACACGTATACTGGACAAACTATTCCCTACGGCGTATGCCGATGAAGGACACGATGAAGTATCTACCAGTTCCGATCAA from Candidatus Saccharibacteria bacterium includes the following:
- a CDS encoding metal-sensitive transcriptional regulator, coding for MISDIKQRALHRAKILEGQMRGIQKMIENEDYCMDILTQNLAIQKSLGSLNKLILENHVRTHIKENLSSGSETDQEQAVTEMLSLYELTNIRGK
- a CDS encoding O-antigen ligase family protein — translated: MKSQLKGMAAGQGFARLAGLFAAGAVALVIALMSFHAFLSTWAGAALGNELVWKSWKELVLGVAIIGLLTSAYWYRDVFLRVVRRPISLVIFAFLGLHLLLAAILQTPGGSTLAGLMTNLRFLAIFLLAQLLVELFPHGTVRLRTWLTRTVLVCGVLVALIGLLQVTVIPRDFLVQFGYDKFTTIAPFILVDEQEHALRAFATLRGPNTLGMFLLLPLGMLSVLAARRQRLALTVPAVAIVALGIFATGSRSAWLGAVAVMIALLLALAGRKRLLRLAKRYGALVVIILGVLVLVAESVPAIRLAIFHSSPGDPSLTEGSTDKHFEATAGGIVDAALHPFGRGPGEAGPASFYSPNGPRIAENYYVQVAQEVGIIGLGLLLTILYIVARRLWRLVQSRGASPLALGLFASFWGIAVINLFLHGWADDPTALVWWGLAGLLPLADNGTHERSTRRTQSGKKTDKSPARTA